The following proteins are encoded in a genomic region of Micropterus dolomieu isolate WLL.071019.BEF.003 ecotype Adirondacks linkage group LG04, ASM2129224v1, whole genome shotgun sequence:
- the ten1 gene encoding CST complex subunit TEN1 yields the protein MLPAAAIFRFPWEVNSGEVQEGESVRVFGRLVCYQPEESRATLSAQHASKEHHVVVHTVFVEPFNPIIGAQYLVLGEVENAQGVGVMVRARVLNCVDGVNIALLQKAINEQRSFFGERERTPSDAAQPAHTT from the exons ATGCTTCCAGCAGCTGCAATCTTTCGTTTCCCCTGGGAAGTAAACTCTGGAGAAGTGCAGGAAGGAGAGTCAGTGAGAGTATTTGGCAG ACTTGTCTGCTATCAGCCTGAGGAGTCCAGGGCTACACTGTCAGCTCAGCATGCTTCAAAAGAGCACCACGTGGTTGTCCACACCGTGTTTGTGGAGCCCTTCAACCCAATAATTGGGGCCCAGTACTTAGTTCTGGGTGAGGTAGAAAATGCTCAGG GGGTTGGCGTGATGGTCCGTGCCCGTGTGCTAAACTGTGTTGATGGTGTAAACATTGCTCTTCTACAGAAAGCCATCAATGAGCAAAGGAGCTTCTTTGGGGAGAGGGAGCGTACACCGAGTGATGCTGCACAACCTGCACATACAACGTGA
- the evpla gene encoding envoplakin a: protein MFKKKDSTLKGTSKSSTSPASSLALLVAQMQKNADQVEKDILRSEELLAVDAENDKNELPFKHKDEISDKLGEAEGLLKDLFLDVDKTKKLSHPQAREIEGDVFRLHERWLKDCAFYREIYEQIDDVSLMPRIDWGPLFNEKQKQVNSEDYGPTMADLEKQVAAHNILHKEVETYKSQLCISSAGSKEKYTDLQKQYNNLLDNSKWRRHYLNSLYEYMHGCNKEVAFLGEEQDKIKRQDWSDRMVDPPDVRRQYENFKNNSLLSHESEVNRLQDDGDKLIDLKHPASATIQAQKDTVRNEWQKFLNLCICQETHLDNVEEFKRYQLETEQLSETLTKLNNGLDPKSISKKSNAETLMQLEAEEKSVQNCEQLLADLRKRSTTIAPLKLRRNNPNRPITVESLCDWETDKASLSRGDKFTLKSNSDIKNWDVISTDGKTKTFPGVCFQIAPPDPEAIDKVDLLGGELADIKKRRAALASSLKNQKSEISRSQQSAPVSSAPLDPKAAALSQQLDKLDKELTKAEEGMMSRMRAPLSRSDPAGDLAKRLMEQEQTTKALKSLEQQKLAAQSDLQPLLSKDPNSTPSALPLKLSAANNKHNSIAELADLYSKKANASLNLERQIRKVDGLVSGFEKNLSEDGPILDVPNAIQTRAGDIQLKRKSVAAAQDDMKKLSQDLETTEKMCSSLQQGYQEYCPDIQRQKTEVKQLQARYTNVANQLNERENILQKAATKNQEFQSIRKSTNSYLENLPTNQINLDDDLSQIAAKQSSQQRVMEDLKRKGDDIGRASDLSQELQILMNEYEVNVDKYNSTLENAGAPVAKKSSVLTLADALQKQEKDLVNRYAKLTAENAQQQKQMGLAKNLISQKEEKVQMVAQQQVQSQSQQRSYSELNSLSKELDEERERRMHVETNLKTFKERMMSLKSRRGVERVEEKEVLQYYRDPKLESDLAALQNTLHEESLRRSTTQSQVEVFSKKITILEETLKTATPKLVTKEVTEFERDPQLDKEATKIRDEIAGIRDEIRVRDGEHIQMKTEVTILQQKRPTIKERVVKKEVVKVEQNPEMLRAVKVFKTEISDETNKAKLINDEIFQTRSQINALERLIPNIQPKVITKEVKKIEQDPELITESKRIRVSVDEERIENNSLSKELMELQSRYREVQDWRPKVEVKEIVNEIFRIDPSTEMEIMRLRKDIQDTSKQRSDLEKEITQVTSNLSALRSEKPKVELKEVLQEVIKEERSPENEREIQRLNDQVNHLHSTYNSIQDQVLLLRKERDEWKAEKSKVETKLVTREVIKYEPDPLLEKEADRMRKNVREEAQLRRSIEEMVFDLQNKYILLERQKPEEKVVVQEVVRLQKDPRQLAEHERLSRNLDEQVTARRQLELELQQLRSKVEDLERILRESDERQKRNQAESELRELRLRIIQLENAPPPVEESIVVEEVLKVERDPKLDRLTNSLRSDMDRETSNILRLQRDIQSITLKLEILQKEKSSQKTVYKEVVRVEKDQAVEAERDHLREQVSQYKFTRRDLEDEIRRLNEKMNILISTSGSSREETTLISNRDALQRERDNLTRELRTLETTRHDISLSFKQQSRLVSERTQLSRDRSLKMESETHRLEREILDEKDKIHLRDSTIRELLMTLQKEEQAETRTKETNVSTKITILDPDTGKDMSPYDAFLQGMIDRQQYIHLQELECDWEEITSLGPDGETSVLQDRKSGKQYSIKDALKAGRLTEYNLQQYKQGKIPISEFALLVAGDNKKLPQLNTIIPKSTTTVNSAPPDLSTAKEIYPVAGIMDTNTNTCYTIRSATMRKLIDPTTAQKLLEAQASTGGIIDINSKERYTVHKAAMKGLIEDSQIQRLLNAQRAFTGVEDPMTRECLSVGEAAQKGWMPKDTALRYMETQHLTGGLVNPNTGRRVSIMDAIGTKMIDSTILRELQAESTYIKDIVDPITKAKISYKQALGRCKKDPMSGLPMLPASSKEAGQTPVYNSSKYARF, encoded by the exons ATGTTTAAGAAAAAGGATAGTACGCTCAAAGGCACGAGCAAGAGCAGCAC GAGCCCCGCCAGCAGCCTGGCCTTGCTGGTCGCTCAGATGCAAAAGAATGCCGACCAGGTTGAGAAGGACATCCTCCGGTCTGAGGAGCTGCTGGCTGTG GATGCTGAAAATGACAAGAATGAGCTGCCCTTCAAGCATAAGGATGAGATATCAGACAAGCTGGGCGAGGCTGAGGGCCTCCTGAAGGACCTTTTCCTGGACGTTGACAAAACCAAGAAGCTCAGTCACCCACAGGCCAGAGAGATAGAGGGCGA CGTCTTCCGACTCCATGAGCGCTGGTTGAAGGACTGTGCCTTCTACAGAGAAATCTACGAGCAGATTGATGACGTGTCGCTGATGCCCAGAATCGACTGGGGGCCTCTTTTCAACGAGAAGCAA AAACAGGTGAACTCAGAGGACTATGGCCCAACCATGGCAGACCTGGAGAAGCAGGTTGCCGCTCACAACATTCTGCACAAAGAAGTTGAGACCTACAAGTCGCAGCTCTGCATCAGCTCAGCCGGCAGCAAG GAGAAATACACAGACCTGCAGAAACAGTACAACAATCTACTG GACAACTCCAAGTGGCGTCGCCACTACCTGAACAGTCTGTACGAATACATGCATGGTTGCAACAAAGAAGTGGCCTTCCTGGGAGAAGAACAAGACAAGATAAAAAGGCAGGACTGGAGTGACCGCATGGTGGACCCACCTGACGTCCGCAGGCAGTATGAG AACTTCAAGAACAACAGCCTGCTGTCGCACGAGAGCGAAGTGAACAGACTCCAGGACGATGGAGACAAACTCATTGACCTGAAGCACCCTGCCAGTGCCACAATACAG GCTCAGAAAGATACCGTACGAAACGAGTGGCAGAAATTCCTCAATCTCTGCATTTGTCAAGAGACACACCTGGACAATGTGGAGGAATTCAAAAGG TACCAATTGGAAACTGAGCAACTGTCAGAGACACTGACCAAACTCAACAACGGCCTGGATCCCAAGTCCATCAGCAAGAAGAGCAACGCAGAGACACTGATGCAGCTTGAG GCGGAGGAGAAGTCAGTACAGAACTGCGAACAGCTGCTGGCAGACCTGAGGAAACGCAGCACCACCATTGCTCCTCTGAAGCTACGACGCAACAACCCCAACAGACCCATCACAGTGGAGTCCCTGTGTGACTGGGAGACAGATAAG GCTTCTCTTTCAAGAGGGGACAAGTTCACCCTGAAATCTAACTCAGACATAAAGAACTGGGATGTTATCTCCACTGATGGGAAAACAAAAACTTTCCCAGGAGTGTGCTTCCAGATCGCACCACCTGATCCAGAGGCCATTGACAAAGTGGACCT GTTGGGTGGTGAACTTGCAGACATCAAAAAGAGAAGAGCTGCTCTGGCGAGCTCTCTGAAGAATCAAAAATCAGAGATCTCTAGGTCCCAACAATCAG CCCCAGTGTCTTCTGCCCCACTGGACCCCAAAGCAGCAGCATTGTCTCAGCAGCTGGACAAGCTGGACAAAGAACTGACCAAGGCTGAAGAGGGCATGATGAGTCGCATGCGAGCACCACTGAGCCGCAGCGACCCGGCCGGAGATCTGGCCAAAAGGCTAATGGAACAGGAG CAAACTACCAAGGCTCTGAAGTCTCTGGAGCAGCAGAAGCTGGCAGCTCAGTCTGACCTGCAGCCCCTGCTCTCCAAAGATCCCAATAGTACTCCTTCTGCACTGCCACTCAAACTGAGTGCTGCCAACAACAAGCACAACAGCATTGCAGAGCTTGCTGACCTCTACTCCAAGAA agcgAATGCATCTCTCAACCTGGAGCGGCAGATCAGGAAGGTAGATGGCCTTGTTTCCGGGTTTGAGAAgaatctgagtgaagatggacCAATCCTTGATGTGCCCAACGCGATCCAAACCCGCGCTGGGGACATTCAG CTGAAGCGTAAGTCTGTGGCAGCAGCTCAGGACGACATGAAGAAGCTGAGTCAGGATCTGGAGACCACAGAAAAGATGTGCAGCTCTCTGCAGCAGGGCTACCAGGAGTACTGCCCTGACATCCAGCGCCAGAAAACAGAGGTCAAGCAGCTGCAGGCCCGCTACACAAACGTGGCCAACCAGCTGAATGAGAG AGAAAACATCTTACAAAAAGCTGCAACCAAGAACCAGGAGTTCCAGAGCATACGCAAATCCACGAACTCCTACCTGGAAAACCTGCCAACAAACCAGATTAACCTCGATGATGATCTGTCTCAGATCGCTGCTAAGCAGAGCTCCCAACAG AGGGTTATGGAGGAcctgaagaggaagggagacgACATAGGCAGAGCATCTGACCTGTCTCAAGAACTGCAGATTCTAATGAAT GAATACGAGGTCAATGTTGACAAATACAACAGTACACTTGAGAATGCTGGAGCCCCTGTTGCAAAGAAATCTTCTGTGCTTACACTGGCTGATGCTCTTCAGAAACAG GAAAAGGATCTGGTCAACCGTTATGCTAAATTAACAGCTGAAAACgctcaacaacaaaaacagatggGCTTGGCTAAGAATCTCATTTCACAA AAGGAAGAGAAAGTCCAAATGGTGGCACAGCAACAAGTGCAGAGTCAAAGCCAGCAAAGGAGTTATTCTGAGCTAAACAGTCTGTCCAAAGAACTggatgaagagagggagaggagaatgCATGTAGAGACAAACCTGAAAACCTTTAAAGAAAGGATGATGTCGTTGAAGAGTCGTAGAGGAGTGGAGCGTGTTGAGGAGAAAGAAGTTCTGCAGTACTACCGTGACCCCAAACTGGAAAGTGATTTGGCTGCTCTGCAGAACACACTGCATGAAGAGAGCCTGAGACGTAGCACCACCCAGAGTCAGGTTGAGGTGTTTAGCAAGAAAATAACCATTCTGGAGGAAACCCTCAAAACCGCTACACCCAAACTGGTGACCAAAGAAGTGACAGAGTTTGAGAGAGATCCTCAGCTGGACAAAGAAGCCACTAAAATAAGAGACGAAATAGCAGGGATAAGAGATGAAATTCGAGTGAGAGATGGGGAGCATATTCAGATGAAGACAGAAGTCACAATTCTTCAGCAGAAGAGACCAACCATCAAAGAGAGGGTGGTTAAAAAGGAAGTAGTGAAAGTGGAACAGAACCCGGAGATGTTGAGAGCAGTGAAAGTATTTAAGACAGAAATTTCTGATGAGACCAACAAGGCCAAGCTCATCAATGATGAAATCTTCCAGACAAGAAGCCAGATTAATGCACTTGAGAGACTGATTCCTAACATCCAGCCGAAGGTCATCACTAAGGAAGTGAAAAAGATTGAACAAGATCCTGAACTCATCACTGAATCTAAGAGGATTCGAGTAAGCGTGGATGAAGAGAGGATTGAAAACAACTCTTTGTCCAAAGAACTCATGGAGCTCCAGAGCCGCTACCGAGAAGTTCAAGACTGGAGACCAAAAGTCGAGGTGAAGGAAATTGTCAATGAGATATTCCGGATAGACCCAAGCACAGAGATGGAGATAATGCGTCTCAGGAAAGACATACAAGACACCAGCAAGCAGCGCTCTGATCTGGAGAAGGAGATCACCCAGGTCACGTCTAATCTGAGCGCCCTTCGTTCTGAGAAGCCCAAAGTGGAGCTGAAGGAAGTTCTCCAAGAGGTGATTAAGGAGGAAAGAAGCCctgaaaatgagagagagattCAGAGGCTCAATGATCAGGTGAACCATTTACACTCCACTTACAACTCCATCCAGGACCAGGTACTACTTCtcaggaaagagagagatgaatgGAAGGCCGAAAAGTCCAAAGTAGAGACCAAACTTGTCACCAGAGAAGTCATCAAGTATGAACCTGATCCTCTGTTGGAGAAGGAAGCTGACCGCATGAGAAAAAATGTGCGGGAGGAGGCACAGCTGCGGCGCAGCATTGAAGAGATGGTGTTTGATCTGCAAAACAAATACATCCTGTTGGAGAGACAGAAGCCTGAGGAGAAAGTGGTTGTGCAAGAAGTTGTGCGTTTACAGAAGGACCCAAGGCAGTTAGCTGAGCATGAGAGGCTCAGCAGGAACCTGGATGAACAAGTAACAGCTCGGCGTCAGCTGGAGCTAGAGCTGCAGCAGCTAAGATCAAAGGTAGAAGATCTAGAAAGGATCCTCAGAGAGAGTGATGAGCGCCAAAAGAGGAATCAAGCCGAGTCTGAACTCAGAGAGCTCCGACTGCGCATCATACAGCTGGAAAATGCCCCACCTCCTGTTGAGGAAAGTATTGTTGTTGAGGAGGTACTGAAGGTCGAAAGAGACCCAAAACTGGACAGGCTGACCAACAGTCTTCGGTCAGACATGGACCGGGAAACCAGCAATATCCTGCGTCTCCAGAGAGACATCCAAAGCATCACTCTAAAGCTTGAGATCCTGCAGAAGGAGAAGTCTAGTCAGAAGACGGTGTACAAAGAGGTTGTCCGTGTTGAGAAAGACCAGGCTGTCGAAGCAGAGAGGGATCACCTGAGGGAACAGGTGTCTCAGTATAAATTTACAAGACGCGACCTGGAAGATGAAATCAGACGTCTCAATGAGAAAATGAACATTCTGATCAGCACATCAGGCTCTTCGAGAGAGGAAACTACCCTGATTTCGAACAGAGATGCCTtacagagggagagggacaACCTCACAAGGGAGCTCAGGACGCTGGAGACCACGAGACACGACATCAGCCTGTCTTTCAAGCAGCAGAGCAGGCTAGTGAGTGAGAGAACACAGCTGAGCAGGGACAGGAGTCTTAAGATGGAGTCTGAAACGCACCGTCTGGAGAGGGAGATCCTGGATGAAAAAGACAAGATCCATCTGCGAGACAGCACCATCCGGGAGCTTCTGATGACCCTGCAGAAAGAGGAGCAGGCAGAGACAAGGACCAAAGAGACCAATGTCTCCACTAAAATCACCATTCTGGATCCAGATACAGGCAAAGACATGTCTCCTTATGATGCCTTCCTGCAGGGCATGATTGATCGTCAACAGTACATTCACCTGCAGGAGCTGGAGTGTGACTGGGAGGAGATTACTTCCTTGGGACCTGATGGGGAGACATCTGTACTGCAGGATCGCAAGAGTGGAAAGCAGTACTCCATCAAAGATGCCCTGAAGGCAGGCAGGCTGACGGAGTATAACCTACAACAATACAAACAAGGCAAGATTCCCATATCAGAGTTTGCCTTGCTGGTTGCAGGTGACAATAAAAAGCTACCCCAGTTGAACACAATCATCCCAAAGTCCACCACAACAGTGAATTCTGCCCCCCCAGACCTCTCCACTGCTAAAGAAATCTACCCAGTTGCTGGGATAATGGATACAAACACCAACACCTGCTATACAATACGCAGCGCCACCATGCGTAAACTGATCGACCCAACCACTGCCCAAAAACTGCTAGAAGCACAGGCATCAACAGGAGGCATCATTGACATCAACAGCAAAGAGAGATACACAGTTCACAAGGCAGCAATGAAAGGCCTCATTGAAGACAGTCAAATCCAGAGACTACTCAATGCACAAAGGGCCTTCACTGGTGTTGAAGACCCCATGACCAGAGAGTGTTTGTCTGTAGGAGAAGCTGCTCAGAAAGGCTGGATGCCAAAGGACACCGCCTTACGCTACATGGAGACACAGCACCTGACTGGAGGGCTGGTCAATCCCAACACTGGCCGTAGAGTAAGCATCATGGATGCCATTGGGACCAAAATGATTGACAGCACAATACTGAGGGAGCTGCAGGCCGAGTCGACCTACATCAAAGATATTGTAGACCCAATCACAAAGGCGAAGATCAGCTACAAACAAGCTCTGGGTCGCTGCAAGAAAGACCCAATGTCAGGCTTACCAATGCTGCCTGCGTCATCCAAAGAGGCTGGTCAAACTCCAGTGTACAACTCTTCTAAATATGCAAGATTCTAG